A single window of Entomoplasma ellychniae DNA harbors:
- a CDS encoding 3'-5' exoribonuclease YhaM family protein, translating into MKKIHEINTSMSQVSFVARIEKVLFSTSTNGSSYIIMHLSDSSGRIECRKWTVAEEDKTNLIPNAFIRIENAVVNEFRGVLQLKISDYQIIDTDQLQQHGIREEDFFIKAPLDVEKQYKNLLEILNGLENQTYKQLTIGLIKKYEKEFLAYPAAMTIHHNVKGGLFWHSFTLVQNALALKPNYAYASIDWELLICGAILHDIGKVIEIIDSSGVDYSLEGKILGHISIGNAELNKLAEELNIYKDNEGNINESLTLLQHMILASHGKKEFGSPTEPAIIEAIMLSMFDDLDAKVFKVNDELNKVEVKSWTQRIPSVDGKMFYKHNK; encoded by the coding sequence ATGAAAAAAATCCATGAAATAAACACATCTATGTCACAAGTTTCATTTGTTGCTAGAATTGAAAAAGTATTATTTTCAACATCAACAAATGGTTCAAGCTATATCATAATGCATTTATCAGATTCTAGTGGAAGGATTGAATGTAGAAAATGAACAGTTGCAGAAGAAGACAAAACTAATTTAATTCCCAATGCATTTATTAGAATAGAAAATGCTGTTGTCAATGAATTTAGAGGCGTATTGCAACTTAAAATATCTGATTATCAAATAATTGATACTGATCAATTACAACAACACGGAATTAGAGAAGAAGACTTTTTTATTAAAGCCCCACTAGATGTTGAAAAACAGTATAAAAATTTATTAGAAATTTTAAATGGTTTAGAAAATCAAACATACAAACAGTTAACAATTGGGTTAATTAAAAAATATGAAAAAGAATTTTTGGCTTATCCAGCAGCAATGACCATTCATCATAATGTAAAAGGAGGGTTATTTTGACATAGTTTCACACTAGTTCAAAATGCTTTAGCATTAAAGCCAAATTATGCTTATGCATCAATTGACTGAGAATTACTAATTTGTGGTGCAATACTGCATGATATTGGTAAAGTAATTGAAATAATTGATAGCTCTGGTGTTGATTATAGTTTAGAAGGTAAAATTCTTGGACATATTAGCATTGGCAATGCTGAGTTAAATAAACTAGCTGAAGAGTTAAATATATACAAAGATAATGAAGGAAACATTAATGAATCATTAACTTTATTACAACATATGATTTTAGCGAGCCATGGTAAAAAAGAATTTGGTTCTCCAACAGAGCCTGCAATTATCGAAGCAATTATGTTATCAATGTTTGACGACTTGGATGCTAAAGTTTTTAAGGTCAACGACGAACTTAATAAAGTTGAAGTGAAATCATGAACACAAAGAATACCTAGTGTTGATGGAAAAATGTTTTATAAACACAATAAGTAA
- a CDS encoding lipoprotein: MKKLLLILGAAGLTASTSAIVVSCKTSVIRWDKIKFSDENIYKNLIIKLKQGGIITKSQADEFFAISDSERTTDIVKLINKSITDYEYEANYNKQNDIFKIKQDETTSSDNILDNLSSTIIYNTYTSKLIKNSNGYDEEFAKNRSLNPNKIVKNDEDYKYAIYYKESSEENSGNEWLRWQFQGEFGQNESHQTPSLTLLTNNDNETNKNFIIVGSKKIQGVETTSLDQLPKVALGEEIPENTDTFKIDAEFSGFDILKYRFQNYITSEIKTTLYDQLIGMAYLNESIISTNWTNLNYVNTNARLNTSNKLVNSFQNRLNESQESNIKMIWSIQHKDTDENIAKWIARIKQEIGDTTENGNIRLQNYSLPDLKELIEKGPEGTENVSDWNIVEEGYDNFFGIKGYNGIVRNTESSVEAITSQELKISSDAQTAAKSITSPTILINNGAGFKVGEAGAKEIVLVLPLYLNDIYSGHGINITSETSTESDSSNFNEIVLPLNTWLSLSDKVINNSLITKVENVGGTEIVQDNSNNYYVKLAGEEAGKIKVNNIEVQVTPTSDISTLGVNDTIDKKASVFTNKFSSDDQSKFNEGDKIIYQVNLSRTIDPLANYRLMRDWELNANQSTYVRGLSASSKQSLLDQVSNGLISKDSEYVEEAKTVLYTKYISDGDKVLYQGLYDQISKYIKDDEDETSD, from the coding sequence ATGAAAAAATTACTACTAATTTTAGGTGCTGCTGGTTTAACAGCTTCTACATCCGCTATTGTTGTATCTTGTAAAACCTCTGTCATTAGATGAGATAAAATAAAATTTAGTGATGAAAATATTTACAAGAATTTAATTATTAAACTTAAGCAAGGTGGGATTATTACCAAAAGTCAAGCTGATGAATTCTTTGCAATCAGTGATTCTGAAAGAACCACTGATATTGTTAAATTAATAAACAAATCAATTACTGATTATGAGTACGAAGCAAATTACAACAAACAAAATGATATTTTTAAAATAAAACAAGATGAAACCACTTCATCAGATAATATTTTAGATAATTTATCATCAACAATTATTTACAATACTTATACAAGCAAACTTATAAAAAATTCAAATGGATATGATGAAGAATTTGCAAAAAATAGAAGTTTAAACCCAAATAAAATAGTAAAAAATGACGAAGACTATAAATATGCAATTTATTATAAAGAAAGTTCTGAGGAAAACAGTGGCAATGAATGGTTAAGATGACAATTCCAAGGTGAGTTTGGACAAAATGAATCACATCAAACACCAAGTTTAACTTTATTAACTAACAACGATAATGAAACTAACAAAAATTTTATAATAGTCGGTTCTAAAAAAATACAAGGTGTTGAAACGACAAGTCTTGATCAATTGCCTAAAGTCGCATTAGGTGAAGAAATTCCTGAAAACACTGATACTTTTAAAATTGATGCTGAATTTAGTGGTTTTGATATTTTAAAATATCGTTTCCAAAACTACATTACTAGTGAAATTAAAACTACTCTTTACGATCAATTAATTGGGATGGCTTATTTAAATGAAAGTATTATTTCAACAAATTGAACCAATTTAAATTATGTTAATACCAATGCTAGATTAAATACTTCTAACAAATTAGTTAATTCATTTCAAAATAGATTAAATGAAAGTCAAGAATCAAACATTAAAATGATTTGATCAATTCAACACAAAGATACTGATGAAAATATTGCAAAATGAATAGCTAGAATTAAACAAGAAATTGGTGATACAACTGAAAACGGTAACATTAGATTACAAAATTATTCATTACCTGATCTTAAAGAATTAATTGAAAAAGGTCCAGAAGGTACAGAAAATGTAAGTGATTGAAATATTGTTGAGGAAGGATATGATAATTTTTTTGGTATAAAAGGTTATAATGGAATAGTCAGAAATACCGAATCTTCTGTAGAAGCAATTACATCTCAAGAACTAAAAATATCTAGTGATGCTCAAACAGCTGCTAAGTCAATTACCTCTCCAACAATATTAATTAATAATGGTGCGGGATTTAAAGTTGGGGAAGCAGGAGCAAAAGAAATAGTTTTGGTTTTACCTTTATATTTAAATGATATATATAGTGGTCATGGTATAAATATAACTTCAGAAACTTCAACAGAAAGTGATAGTTCTAATTTTAATGAGATTGTTTTACCATTAAATACTTGATTAAGCCTTTCAGATAAAGTGATTAATAATTCACTAATAACAAAAGTTGAAAATGTTGGCGGAACTGAAATCGTTCAAGATAATTCAAATAATTATTATGTTAAATTAGCTGGTGAAGAAGCTGGTAAAATTAAAGTTAATAACATTGAAGTTCAAGTTACACCAACCAGTGATATATCAACTCTTGGTGTTAATGATACAATAGACAAAAAAGCTAGTGTATTTACAAATAAATTTAGTTCTGATGATCAAAGTAAATTTAATGAAGGGGATAAAATTATTTATCAAGTTAACTTATCAAGAACAATTGATCCATTAGCTAACTATAGATTAATGAGAGATTGAGAATTAAATGCAAATCAAAGCACTTATGTTAGAGGATTGTCTGCTTCTTCAAAACAATCTTTACTAGATCAAGTTTCAAATGGTTTGATTTCTAAAGATTCAGAATACGTTGAAGAAGCTAAAACAGTTTTATATACTAAATACATAAGTGATGGGGATAAAGTGCTTTATCAAGGCCTATATGATCAAATTTCTAAATATATTAAAGATGATGAAGATGAGACTAGCGATTAA
- a CDS encoding lipoprotein yields the protein MKKLLSIFGATSLVATSGTFVLRNNNNINLNYENKEDVSGKTLEKNTISIMSVSSKIHELAKSKTFKSIEDAENEIINNKLEGTQIKTKDSDSVISDSDGNDIINDYVSISFEASLLDDYQWDNDWTEGVVEITTAVKIDNREVKEPLEVSKIFDSLYTEVPATDDKVAHKRYFYDLHKAIVEILNTNFQDGEIINVKLKDPLKDSTFINEEVSFVVEVMLKKKWKWNNNLPSSINTFEFKLKVDQRTEVQFENIKEDILSKISNSKKYYSESEAIDAINNYKNTSEIEQIKNGDIELEIQEKSYSQDYPLSTKEFEIVVKLNSEKIKWSDETISDKKIDLSTTIDTRQVVKKQEVEKILQNIVNDQNQFNTEGDLINVLNNTTIGDGVNIGKIEINIINNEANVDIQILMDSKHRWDDEDDNNKDWTLNLKTKIEDTRIDLSSVKQKINEELNSQNFNSQDEIKNYIANSLKYTGLKISDISIEGDKESQWLVSLKLVLDLKYTWIDLSKDEKEILMVVS from the coding sequence ATGAAAAAACTATTAAGTATATTTGGAGCAACTTCTTTGGTTGCCACATCAGGGACATTTGTGTTACGAAACAATAACAATATTAATTTAAATTATGAAAATAAAGAAGATGTATCAGGAAAAACGTTGGAAAAAAACACTATTTCTATTATGAGCGTTAGTAGCAAAATTCACGAATTAGCAAAAAGCAAAACTTTCAAATCTATTGAAGATGCAGAAAATGAAATAATAAACAATAAATTAGAAGGTACTCAAATTAAAACTAAAGACAGCGATAGTGTAATTTCAGACAGTGATGGAAATGATATTATCAACGACTATGTAAGCATCTCATTTGAAGCTTCATTATTAGATGACTACCAATGAGACAATGATTGGACAGAAGGTGTAGTTGAAATTACAACTGCTGTAAAGATAGATAATCGAGAAGTTAAAGAACCTTTAGAGGTATCAAAGATTTTTGATTCTTTATATACTGAAGTTCCAGCTACTGATGATAAAGTAGCTCACAAAAGATATTTTTATGATTTGCACAAAGCAATAGTTGAAATTTTAAACACTAATTTTCAAGATGGAGAAATTATTAATGTTAAGCTAAAAGATCCCCTTAAGGATTCAACTTTTATTAATGAAGAAGTTTCATTTGTTGTTGAAGTAATGTTAAAGAAAAAGTGAAAATGAAATAATAATTTACCTTCAAGTATTAATACTTTTGAATTTAAGTTAAAAGTTGATCAAAGAACAGAAGTTCAATTTGAAAACATTAAAGAAGATATTCTTTCTAAAATATCAAATAGTAAAAAGTATTATTCTGAAAGTGAAGCTATAGATGCAATTAATAACTACAAAAATACTTCAGAAATTGAGCAAATTAAAAATGGTGATATAGAATTAGAGATCCAAGAGAAAAGTTATTCTCAAGATTATCCACTTTCTACAAAAGAGTTTGAGATAGTTGTTAAATTAAACAGTGAAAAAATTAAATGAAGCGATGAAACAATATCTGATAAAAAAATAGATCTTTCTACTACAATAGACACAAGACAAGTGGTTAAAAAACAAGAAGTTGAAAAAATATTACAAAATATTGTCAACGATCAAAATCAATTTAATACAGAAGGTGATTTAATTAATGTATTAAATAATACAACAATTGGTGATGGTGTTAACATTGGAAAAATTGAAATAAACATCATTAATAATGAAGCAAATGTTGACATACAAATATTAATGGATTCAAAACACAGATGAGATGATGAAGATGACAATAATAAAGATTGAACATTAAATTTAAAAACTAAAATTGAAGATACTAGAATTGATTTAAGTAGTGTAAAACAAAAAATAAACGAAGAATTAAATTCACAAAACTTTAATTCACAAGATGAGATTAAAAATTATATTGCAAATAGTTTAAAATATACAGGATTAAAAATTAGTGATATCTCAATTGAAGGTGATAAAGAATCACAATGGTTGGTAAGTTTAAAATTAGTTTTAGACTTAAAATACACTTGAATTGATTTAAGTAAGGATGAAAAAGAAATTCTAATGGTGGTAAGTTAA
- the trmFO gene encoding methylenetetrahydrofolate--tRNA-(uracil(54)-C(5))-methyltransferase (FADH(2)-oxidizing) TrmFO has product MLKEVNIIGAGLAGCEAAYTLANNNIKVNLFEVKKLKKNPVQKTDFLSELVCSNTLRSKSLKNAAGILKAEMQALGSIVIESALKNTVPGDDALSVDRIGFSEYITSKIENHPLIQVIYEEVTKIDFSKVTIICTGPLTTSAMNAEIEKYLNKDKLFFLDASSPIITKDSIDMSKVFWANRHNKESKEQICIPLNEKQFLDFADELKNAELVELKSFEKEIYFKGCQPIEQIAKISKKVLLNGPMSSNNLVDENGLQPFAVVQLRQDNAVDTLYNFIGFQTNITWPEQKRILAKLPGLEKLNIIRYGVMHKNYYLNSPKVLNSNLQLKNNKNIFLAGQLTGVEGYIESASSGILCALNVIAYLANTKLKLPNRKTMIGALNFYITNPKHKQLKPMKCNLGILEQENKNSKPEFYSYEQSQKNIKLFVEKNKLVFKVGK; this is encoded by the coding sequence ATGTTAAAAGAAGTAAACATTATCGGAGCTGGTCTTGCTGGTTGTGAAGCTGCATATACATTAGCTAACAATAATATAAAAGTAAATTTATTTGAAGTTAAAAAACTTAAAAAAAATCCAGTTCAAAAAACTGATTTTTTATCTGAGTTAGTTTGTTCTAACACATTAAGAAGTAAATCATTAAAAAATGCCGCTGGTATTTTAAAAGCAGAAATGCAAGCACTAGGTTCAATTGTAATTGAGTCAGCATTAAAAAACACAGTTCCAGGTGATGACGCACTAAGTGTTGATAGAATTGGATTTAGTGAATATATAACTTCTAAAATTGAAAATCACCCTTTGATTCAAGTTATTTATGAAGAAGTAACAAAGATAGACTTTTCTAAAGTAACTATTATATGCACAGGTCCTTTAACAACAAGTGCAATGAATGCAGAAATAGAAAAATATTTAAATAAGGATAAATTATTCTTTTTAGACGCTTCATCACCAATAATTACAAAAGATTCAATTGATATGTCAAAAGTTTTTTGAGCTAATCGACATAATAAGGAATCAAAAGAACAAATTTGCATCCCTTTAAATGAAAAACAATTTCTTGATTTTGCTGATGAATTAAAAAACGCAGAATTAGTTGAGTTGAAAAGTTTTGAAAAAGAAATATATTTTAAAGGTTGCCAACCAATTGAACAAATCGCTAAGATAAGTAAAAAAGTTTTATTGAATGGTCCAATGTCATCAAACAATTTGGTTGATGAAAATGGCCTTCAACCCTTTGCAGTTGTCCAATTAAGACAAGACAATGCAGTTGATACGTTATATAACTTTATTGGCTTTCAAACAAATATTACATGACCAGAACAAAAAAGAATATTGGCAAAACTGCCAGGACTTGAAAAATTAAATATTATAAGATATGGCGTTATGCATAAAAATTATTATCTTAATTCACCAAAAGTATTGAACAGTAATTTACAATTAAAAAATAACAAAAATATTTTTTTAGCAGGGCAATTAACTGGTGTTGAAGGCTATATAGAATCAGCAAGTAGTGGAATTCTTTGTGCACTAAATGTGATTGCGTATTTAGCAAATACTAAACTAAAATTACCTAACAGAAAAACGATGATAGGTGCTTTAAATTTTTATATTACTAATCCAAAACACAAACAATTAAAACCTATGAAATGTAATTTAGGGATTTTAGAACAAGAAAATAAGAATTCTAAACCAGAGTTTTATTCATACGAACAATCTCAAAAAAATATAAAATTATTTGTTGAAAAAAATAAACTTGTATTTAAAGTGGGTAAATAA
- a CDS encoding uracil-DNA glycosylase: MLKAWKIFFEKTQLDIRINNMIEQIFCSDKVVYPSKEKVLSLFDLIEPKDIKVVIVGQDPYHNPKQANGIAFSASNDVKTPKSLLNIFTELKADLNIDHFYNNDLSGWVKQGVLLINTSWTVIENQPASHAKLGWEDIVIKILNELNIINQNIVYCLWGNYAKKVYEILDYQSSAKITSAHPSPLSYSRGFKESKPFSKINEILKELGIKPIDWSK; this comes from the coding sequence ATGTTGAAAGCATGAAAAATTTTTTTTGAAAAAACACAATTAGATATTAGAATAAACAATATGATAGAACAAATTTTTTGTTCTGATAAAGTTGTTTATCCATCAAAAGAAAAAGTTTTAAGTTTATTTGATTTAATTGAACCAAAAGATATCAAAGTAGTGATTGTGGGGCAAGATCCTTATCATAACCCAAAACAAGCAAACGGAATTGCTTTTAGTGCTTCAAATGACGTTAAAACACCAAAATCTTTACTTAACATCTTTACAGAACTAAAAGCAGATTTAAATATAGATCATTTTTATAATAACGATCTATCTGGTTGAGTGAAACAAGGTGTGCTCTTAATAAATACGAGTTGAACTGTTATTGAAAATCAACCAGCTAGTCATGCTAAATTAGGGTGAGAAGATATAGTAATAAAAATATTGAATGAGTTAAATATCATAAACCAAAACATTGTATATTGTTTATGAGGTAATTATGCAAAAAAAGTATATGAAATTTTAGATTATCAATCATCGGCCAAAATAACATCTGCTCACCCTTCACCTTTGAGCTATTCAAGAGGGTTTAAAGAATCAAAACCATTTTCTAAAATTAATGAAATACTGAAAGAATTAGGTATAAAACCAATAGATTGAAGTAAATAA
- a CDS encoding aminotransferase class V-fold PLP-dependent enzyme: MNKNIKNLFPFFKNNPEKVYFDSAASSLKLSKVIEAERNFLTTNGANPHVTDYEKGFEALEKLNYVRSLVRNMINACKTEEVIFTSGTTQSINTLANGIAEFIKKDDEILLTELEHSSNMMPWINLVKNTGAKIKKITLADDFTIDINDLKNQINKNTKIITISHVTNTLGTKNDIAAIVKVVKNINSGIIIHVDCAQSIAHEVIDVQNLGVDFISFSTHKIYSSFGLGVLWGKYDLLDKLKPFLFGGGMNLKIDSDFNYKLKSLPDKLEGGTPNIQAIYGFEQAINFINKIKLKNIISHETSLKKYFVQKVNEKKLNCKIDFYNLNNNSPIILFNVKGVNPQDITTFLDKKYNILARGGANCARRINGVIGVEIAVRISFAIYNTFEEVDILIEALSNSEDFLSTII; the protein is encoded by the coding sequence ATGAATAAAAATATTAAAAATTTGTTTCCATTTTTTAAAAATAATCCAGAAAAAGTCTATTTTGACAGTGCAGCTTCATCTTTAAAATTATCAAAAGTCATTGAAGCAGAAAGGAATTTTTTAACAACAAATGGTGCTAATCCACACGTAACAGATTATGAGAAAGGTTTTGAAGCACTTGAAAAATTAAATTATGTTAGAAGTTTAGTGAGAAATATGATCAATGCATGCAAGACAGAAGAAGTTATTTTTACTAGTGGCACCACTCAATCTATTAACACTTTGGCAAATGGTATTGCAGAATTTATTAAAAAAGATGATGAAATTTTATTAACAGAATTAGAACATTCATCTAACATGATGCCCTGAATTAATTTAGTTAAAAATACTGGTGCAAAAATTAAAAAAATAACTTTAGCTGATGATTTTACAATAGATATTAACGACTTAAAAAACCAAATAAACAAAAATACAAAAATTATTACAATATCACATGTTACAAACACTTTAGGAACTAAAAATGATATTGCCGCGATAGTGAAGGTAGTTAAAAATATTAATTCTGGGATCATTATTCATGTTGATTGTGCTCAATCAATAGCTCATGAAGTAATTGACGTTCAAAATTTAGGTGTTGATTTTATTTCATTTTCTACACATAAAATTTATAGTTCATTTGGCCTTGGTGTTTTATGGGGGAAATATGATTTATTAGATAAGTTAAAACCTTTTTTATTTGGTGGTGGAATGAATTTAAAAATCGATTCAGATTTTAATTATAAATTAAAATCTTTACCAGATAAGCTTGAGGGTGGAACACCAAATATTCAGGCAATTTACGGGTTTGAACAAGCAATAAACTTTATTAATAAAATAAAACTCAAAAACATCATAAGTCATGAAACTAGTTTGAAAAAATATTTTGTTCAAAAAGTTAATGAAAAAAAATTAAATTGCAAAATTGATTTTTATAATTTAAACAATAATTCACCAATAATTTTATTTAATGTTAAAGGTGTAAATCCTCAAGATATAACAACTTTTTTAGATAAAAAATACAATATTTTAGCTCGTGGTGGTGCTAATTGTGCTAGAAGAATTAATGGTGTAATTGGAGTCGAAATAGCTGTAAGGATTAGCTTTGCAATTTATAATACTTTTGAAGAAGTTGACATACTAATTGAAGCATTAAGTAATTCTGAAGATTTTTTGTCAACAATTATATAA
- a CDS encoding lipoprotein has translation MKKLLALVGALTISASTATVVIACDNDKDDTKYGEVFINGDGSLRINAEKLNEWYISVYGPLGKNPNKYITQFYNFFAVSIFMEAASDEKGGVLKNLDKNTLAEIKKAWGNDSTVGSIQYQAKSAMEAKRKTYLDNKKEKTKGWLKYLRDQFPTVDDNQTALENAFISNDILNNTDYSAYKTLTKILAFAGMNTSTKWSKGNVNRNLLTSSSTIHNNLLLDFKSQFADKTISELENLSLTGLSSTQQLSIINLVNSIGGKNAIKSSTSEQSPSFKVEYIDNVAEIKNFTNLFNSISNSYAKKQISNKDIAIGSLSDFMSTSDLEALLTNDLPFGDFLNWKGVKPTKLTEVVNYIPEYTIENEKVELKATESTNDGRVGLLNESQRYLSNKYFTDKKPVAVSEIVLKFNNTSVDIKKEISSNLFINPESDTNTLLNYFKGFGKFYVDIVKNDKIEEQTGLSLFDSFYRGANSGTLLINSSNEWASSYLTSKKDAGILTVDNESYSNVAKYAIYDFLNGGKGTKAIDGGFDHASTNIPESALKDKAVAFADPNFKKLTGLVEATRRFADVDQEASNSGSNIYSVVNSNLGIIAYIESDGLHFAKIDGYSLMKPENNVTENQESVSTTDDLDKKESIAYDAIFSTSNAYSTYILNRDLVTESSSKTNEGDPTRAWDIKNQEVIDKIKNMNGVNDYKNVINYNIKNRYERFLVNSSIAKNKNTTGSLYDFDYLTDLTSALSNTDGDFKELGQWMWLYLKDVLNKDDEGLFETFFETEKEVDKKGWKAIIEQIANIDKVSDAKISSSFDKKNKSWVEDVKNNFDVQNNIILTDQAKKFIPNQTLKADYETTIQGNTIWSKTKKVQVAMSSIQFVFNYDNVSLKMKGDE, from the coding sequence ATGAAAAAATTATTAGCTTTAGTTGGAGCTTTAACCATTTCAGCAAGTACAGCAACAGTTGTTATTGCATGTGATAATGACAAGGATGACACCAAATATGGCGAGGTGTTTATAAATGGCGATGGTAGTTTAAGAATTAATGCTGAAAAATTGAATGAATGGTATATTTCAGTTTATGGACCACTAGGTAAAAATCCAAATAAATATATAACACAGTTTTATAACTTTTTTGCAGTGAGCATATTTATGGAAGCTGCAAGTGATGAAAAAGGTGGAGTTTTAAAAAACTTAGATAAAAATACTTTAGCTGAAATTAAAAAAGCTTGAGGAAATGATTCAACTGTTGGTTCAATTCAATATCAAGCTAAATCTGCTATGGAAGCTAAAAGAAAAACTTATTTAGATAATAAAAAAGAAAAAACTAAGGGTTGATTAAAATATTTAAGAGATCAATTCCCAACAGTTGATGACAATCAAACAGCTTTAGAAAACGCTTTTATATCTAATGACATTTTAAATAACACTGATTATAGCGCTTATAAAACTTTGACTAAAATATTAGCTTTTGCTGGAATGAATACTTCAACTAAATGATCTAAAGGTAATGTCAATAGAAATTTATTAACTTCAAGTTCAACAATTCATAATAATCTTTTACTTGATTTTAAATCTCAATTTGCAGACAAAACAATTTCTGAACTTGAAAATTTAAGTTTAACTGGCTTATCTTCAACACAACAGTTAAGTATTATTAATTTAGTTAACTCTATTGGTGGGAAAAATGCTATTAAATCTTCAACTAGCGAACAATCTCCCTCTTTCAAAGTTGAATACATTGACAATGTAGCGGAAATAAAAAACTTTACAAATTTATTTAATTCTATTTCTAACAGTTATGCTAAAAAACAAATATCAAATAAAGATATTGCAATTGGTAGTTTGTCTGATTTTATGTCAACTTCTGACTTAGAAGCACTTTTAACTAATGACCTTCCTTTTGGTGATTTTTTAAACTGAAAAGGTGTAAAACCAACAAAATTAACCGAAGTAGTCAATTACATTCCTGAATATACTATTGAAAATGAAAAAGTTGAGTTAAAAGCAACTGAATCTACAAATGATGGAAGAGTGGGGTTATTAAACGAAAGTCAAAGATACTTGTCAAATAAATACTTCACAGATAAAAAACCCGTTGCAGTTAGTGAAATAGTTTTAAAATTTAATAACACTTCTGTAGACATTAAAAAAGAAATTAGTTCTAACTTATTTATTAATCCTGAAAGTGATACAAATACTTTGCTTAACTATTTTAAGGGTTTTGGCAAATTTTATGTTGATATTGTTAAAAATGACAAAATAGAAGAACAAACAGGTTTAAGTTTATTTGATTCATTTTATAGGGGTGCTAATAGTGGAACTTTATTAATTAATAGTAGCAACGAGTGAGCAAGTTCATATTTAACTTCAAAAAAAGATGCAGGTATTCTGACTGTTGATAATGAAAGTTATTCAAATGTTGCCAAATATGCTATTTATGACTTTTTAAATGGTGGAAAAGGAACAAAAGCTATTGATGGTGGATTTGATCATGCATCAACAAATATACCAGAATCAGCTTTAAAAGATAAAGCTGTTGCATTTGCTGATCCTAACTTTAAAAAACTTACAGGATTAGTTGAAGCGACAAGAAGATTTGCTGATGTTGATCAAGAAGCTTCAAATAGTGGATCAAATATATATTCTGTTGTTAATTCAAATTTAGGAATTATTGCTTATATAGAAAGTGATGGTTTGCATTTTGCTAAAATAGATGGTTATAGTTTAATGAAGCCTGAAAATAATGTAACTGAAAATCAGGAATCTGTTTCAACAACTGATGATCTAGATAAAAAAGAATCAATTGCTTATGATGCTATTTTCAGCACTTCAAATGCTTATTCCACTTACATATTAAACAGAGATTTAGTAACTGAGTCTTCAAGTAAAACAAATGAGGGTGATCCTACAAGAGCATGAGATATTAAAAATCAAGAAGTGATCGATAAAATTAAAAATATGAATGGTGTAAATGACTACAAAAATGTTATTAACTATAATATTAAAAACAGGTATGAAAGATTTTTAGTTAATAGTTCTATTGCTAAAAATAAAAACACAACTGGGTCTTTATATGATTTTGATTACTTGACAGATTTAACTTCTGCATTATCTAATACTGATGGTGATTTTAAAGAATTAGGGCAATGAATGTGACTTTATTTAAAAGATGTCTTAAATAAAGATGATGAAGGTTTATTTGAAACATTCTTTGAAACTGAAAAAGAAGTTGATAAAAAAGGATGAAAAGCAATTATTGAACAAATTGCTAACATTGACAAAGTATCTGATGCGAAAATTTCAAGTAGTTTTGATAAAAAAAATAAATCTTGAGTAGAAGATGTGAAAAATAATTTTGATGTTCAAAATAACATAATTCTTACAGATCAAGCTAAGAAGTTCATTCCTAACCAAACTTTAAAAGCTGATTATGAAACAACAATTCAAGGTAACACAATTTGATCAAAAACAAAAAAAGTTCAAGTTGCTATGTCAAGCATTCAATTTGTTTTTAATTACGATAATGTTTCTTTAAAAATGAAAGGGGATGAATAG
- a CDS encoding HIT domain-containing protein, whose product MNNECLFCKILNKEIPSYHIYENEYVYAFLDAFPNADGHTLVIPKKHFKDFSSTDDLYIIEVAKAKKIVAKILMDKIKDIKGFNFVSNQEAIASQVIFHYHEHVVPKYIKEEGYLHNKNVILKHKVHDLHKILKDS is encoded by the coding sequence ATGAATAACGAGTGCTTATTTTGTAAAATCTTAAATAAAGAAATTCCATCATATCATATTTATGAAAATGAATATGTTTATGCATTCTTAGACGCATTCCCAAATGCAGATGGTCATACATTAGTAATTCCAAAAAAACACTTTAAAGATTTTAGTAGTACTGATGATTTATATATAATAGAAGTCGCTAAGGCTAAAAAGATAGTAGCAAAGATTTTAATGGATAAAATTAAAGACATTAAAGGATTTAATTTCGTTTCTAATCAAGAAGCAATAGCTTCACAAGTAATCTTTCATTATCATGAGCATGTAGTTCCTAAGTATATTAAAGAAGAAGGATATTTACATAATAAAAATGTAATTTTAAAACACAAAGTGCATGATTTACATAAAATATTAAAAGACTCTTAG